One genomic window of Etheostoma spectabile isolate EspeVRDwgs_2016 chromosome 5, UIUC_Espe_1.0, whole genome shotgun sequence includes the following:
- the tcf7l1b gene encoding transcription factor 7-like 1-B, protein MPQLNGGGGDDLGANDEMISFKDEGEPEEKISENVSAERDLDDVKSSLVNESENNSSSSDSEQAERRPQTRPDLESYEKARDYFSEALRAARCGFFRCPHYPWLPVSHIPDLSNPYISNGL, encoded by the exons ATGCCCCAGTTGAACGGAGGCGGTGGGGATGATTTGGGGGCCAATGATGAGATGATCTCGTTTAAAGACGAAGGGGAGCCGGAGGAGAAGATCTCCGAGAATGTGTCAGCGGAAAGGGATTTGGATGATGTGAAATCTTCCTTAGTGAACGAGTCGGAAAACAACAGCAGCTCCTCGGACTCGGAG CAAGCAGAGAGGCGTCCTCAGACCAGACCCGACCTAGAAAGTTATGAGAAAGCAAGAGACTACTTCAgtgaag CTCTGAGGGCAGCAAGATGTGGCTTTTTTAGATGTCCTCACTATCCTTGGCTACCCGTTTCTCATATCCCAGACCTCAGCAACCCATACATATCCAACGGTCTCTGA